The DNA region GTAGCGGCCCTGGTAATCGCGCGCCTGGTAGTTGCCCATGTTGGGCGCGGTTTTGTAGCCGGTGGCGTGCTCGAATTTCACCTTGGGATACATCTTGGCCACTTTGAGCGTGGGGTTCATGTAACCAAAGGAGGTGGTAAAGATCAGGTCGTAACCGCGCGAGGCCATGTTGCGGATTACGCGCTCGGCATCGGCACCCTCGGCCACGCTTTCCACATAGGTGGTTTCTATCTTGTCAGCGAATTCCTGCTGCACGATTTTGCGCGCTTCGTCGTGCTGGTAGGTCCAGCCGGCATCGCCAATCGGGCTGACGTACACAAAGCCCACCTTTAACGGGGCGGCGAAGGCGCCGCTGGTCCAACTCAACAGGGCTGCTGCCAGGGGAAGGAGTACACGCAATGTCATGGGGAGTTCCTCGGGTTACAGGGGGGTTATTTGGAGGGGTGAAAGGGGTGGCCCAGGGAGCGCGGCGCAAACAGCCCCTGGTTTTTTTGGCGATACATCATGAGTACCAGCACCAGGATGGTGACTATGTAGGGCAGCATGGCCAGCAGGTTGGGGGAGATTTCGTAGCCATAACCCTGCAACAGCAGGTGCAGGATGCTGGCAAAGCCAAACAGCCAGGCGCCGAGCAGGATCCGCTCGCTGCGCCAGCTGGCAAACACCACCAGCGCCAGGGCGATCCAGCCGCGCCCGGCGGCTATGCCTTCTGACCACATAGGCGTGTAGGCCAGCGACAGGTAGGCCCCGGCCAAACCGGCCATGGCGCCGCCGAACATCACCGCCAGGTAGCGCACCCGCAGTACCTTGTAACCCAGGGCATGGGCCACCTCCGGGTTTTCCCCCACGGCGCGAATCACCAGGCCCAGGCGGGTGTAGCGCATCACTCCCCACACCAGGGCAAAGAGCACAAACGACAGGTAGACCAGGGCATCCTGGGCGAAAAAGGCCTTGCCCAGCAGGGGAATGCCACTTAACAGCGGGATGGCGACCGGGGCCAGGCCGGTAATCGACTGGCCCACATAACCGGCGCCGAGGAAGGCCGACAGGCCGGTGCCAAAAATAGTGAGCGCCAGGCCGGTGGCCACCTGGTTGGACATCAGGCTCAGGGCGATGAAGGCAAAGATCAGCGAGACTGCCATACCGGCAGCCGCTCCGGCCAGGATGCCCAGGCCCAGGCTGCCGGCGCCATAAGCGGCCATAAAGGCGCAGGCGGCACCTACCAGGATCATGCCCTCCTGGCCCAGGTTGAGCACCCCGGAGCGCTCCGACATCATGGCGCCCAGGGCTACCAGCAACAGCGGAGTACCGGTGCGCACCGTGGCAAACAAAATATTTTCAATCAGGTTGATATCCATGGATTACTCACTGGCCGGGGTGGTGGTAACGGCGCCTGGGGTACGGGTATTCAGTACCAGGCGGTAGCTGATGAGCAGGTCGCAGGCCAGCAGGTAAAACAGCAGCATGCCCTGGAACAACCCGGTAATGGACTTGGGCAGGCCCTGGTCTATCTGTGCCATCTCGCCGCCCAGGTAAGTCAGTCCTAACAAACCACTGGAGAGCAAAATCCCCAGCGGGTGCATACGGCCCATAAACACCACAATAATCGCGGCATAGCCGTAGCCCAGGGACAGGGTGGGAATCAGTTGGCCCACGGGGCCGTTGGTTTCGGAAATGGCTGCCACCCCGGCCATGGCACCGCTGAACAGTAGCAACAGCCAGGTGAGTGCCTTGCCGTTAAACCCGGCAAAGCGCGCCGCCTGGTGGTTTTCGCCCATGACGCGCAACTGGAAACCGAGCAGGGTGCGGCTGAGGACCACCCAGATCACCACCAGCATAAACAGCGCTATAAACAGCGCGATGCTGACGCGATAGTCTTCAAATAACACCGGTAGCAGGGTGTGGGGTGCAAACAGCGCTGATTCGGGGAAGTTAAAACCATCCGGATCCTTGAGCGGGCCATGCACTGCCCACAGCAGCAGGTTGACCGCGATGTAGTTGAGCATGATGGTGGTGAGTATCTCGTTGGCGTTAAAACGGGTGAGCAGCAGTGCGGCAATACCCGCCCATACCAGGCCTGCCAGGGCGCCACTGGCGATAATGGCGGGCAGTACCCACCAGCCTTGCTGTTCGGCAAATTGCAGAGAGACGGCACCGCCGATCAGCGCGCCGAACACAAATTGGCCCTCGGCGCCGATGTTCCAGATTTTGGCTTTAAAACAGAGCGTCAGGCCTAGAGCGCAGAGCAGCAGTGGCGTGACCTTGACCGCCAGTTCCGACAGGCCGTACCCGTCGCTGATGGGGGCGATAAAAAAGGTGTAGAGGCTGCCCAGGGGCGGGCGACCGAGCAGGGCAAAGAGCAGGGCACCGGAAATCAGCGTCAGCAACAGCGCCAGCAGCGGCGATAAATACAGCATCAGCGGCGAGTCCTGCAGGCGTTTTTCAATGCGCATGGGCAGGCTCCTGTACCGCAGGGGAGGTGCCGGTGAAGGCGCCGGTCATCCATTGGCCCAGGCGCTCCAGGGATACCTCTGCCTTGGGGGCCAGGGGCGACAGGCGTCCGCCGCACAGGGCGCCCAGGCGGTCGGCCAACAGGTAGAGTTCGTCCAGGTCTTCACTGATCACCAAAATGGCGGCGCCGCTGTCGCGCAGTTGGATCAACTGCTGGTGGATCAGGTTGGCAGCGCCCACATCCACGCCCCAGGTGGGGTGAAAACACACCAGCACCCTGGGGTTTTGCAGGATTTCACGCCCGATAATGAATTTTTGCAGGTTGCCGCCCGACAGGCTTTTGGCACTGGCGGCGGGGCTGGTGGCCTTGACCTTAAAGCGGCGGATAATGTCGGCGGCGCGCGCCCGGATGGCATTCCAGTTAAGCCAGCCGCTGCGCCCGGCCTGGGTAATGTAGCTGGTGAGCAGGTTGTTTTCGGTCAGGCTCATGGCGCCCAGGGCACCGCGCCCGATGCGGTCGGCGGGCACCACACCCAGGCCGGCGCGGCGGCGCGCCTGCACCCCGGTGCGGGTTATATCGCGTGTACCCAGCAGCAGTTGGCCGCGGTCGGCAAGTACCTCGCCATTCAACAAATCCACCAATTCATCCTGGCCGTTACCTGCTACACCCGCCAGGCCGAGGATTTCCCCCTGGTGCAGTTGCAGTTGGATATTGTGCAGGTGGATGCCAAAGGTATCGCGCGGTGTTAATTCCACATCCTCCAGGCTGAGCAGGCAGGCACCGGCCTGGCCGGCGGGCATGGATTCCTGTAGCTCCAGCTCGTCGCCCAGCATCAGCCGCGCCATTTGGCCGGGGCTGGTGTCGCGCGGGATACAGCTGCCGGTGACCCTGCCCCCGCGCAGGATGGTGGCGCGGTCGCAGAGCGCGTTAACTTCGTGCAGTTTGTGGGAGATAAACAGGATGCTGCACCCTTTGGAGGCAAGCTTTTTGAGCACGGCGATCAGTTGTTCCACCTCGGGCGGCGTGAGTACCGCGGTGGGCTCGTCGAGGATCAGCAATTGGATGTCCTGCAGCAGGCAGCGGATAATTTCCACCCGTTGCTGCTCGCCCACGGACAGGCTATGCACCAGGCGGTCGGGGTTAATGGCCAGGCCATAGTCTTCACCCACGGCGATAATGCGCTCGCGCAACCGGGCCAGGTTGCCGTATTCGGCCGGGGTTAAATAGAGGGCAATGTTTTCAGTCACCGTCAGGGTTTCAAACAGTGAAAAGTGCTGGAACACCATGCCCATTCCCAGTTGGCGCGCCTGGGCCGGGCCGCTGATGCTCACCTCTTTGTCATTCCACAGCATCTGCCCGGCATCGGGCTTGACCACACCGTAGATCATTTTCATCAGGGTGCTTTTGCCGGCGCCGTTCTCACCCAGCAGGGCGTGGATTTCGCCGGGGGCGACCTTGAGGCTGACCGAATCATTGGCGATACAGCCGGGATAGGCCTTGGTGAGGCCGATCAGCTCTAGGCGCAGGCGATAGCTGTCGGGTGAGGTGCCTGTAGCAGCGCCGGATAATGACCCGGGCGGTAGCGCCGGGGGATGTTTTGTGGGCAGATCTCTAGATAGTTCTGACATAACTCTGGGGAATCAATATAAACCTGACTGCACGGACAAAAAGGGCTGTTTGATGAACCCCGCAATAGTCCGGTGAGCAGCAATATGTATGCCATAGGTCTTGATTTACCTGTGATTAGTCCGGCGATCTGAAAAAATTTTAAAAAATTGTCTATTTGGCCAGTCTTTTGCTTTGTCTGGGAGGTAAAAGTAAAACACTCAAGCTGGCGCGGAGGAAAATACGTGCGCTTTGTGGTCAACCAAACACTTATTGAACGGGCTGACCTGGCCCCGGATACCACACTGCTCAGCCTGTTGCGACGCGATAGGCAATGGGTTGGGACTAAAGAAGGCTGCGCATCCGGTGACTGTGGTGCCTGCACGGTGTTGGTGGGCAGCGCGCGCGCTGGCCGCTGGCACTACCGGGCGATAAACGCCTGTATTTGCCCGGTGGGCAGCCTGCACAATCAACGTGTTATCACTGTGGAAGGACTGGCACCCCCGGGGCTGGGTCGCGGCGCTGCCCTGCACCCGGTGCAGCAGGCACTGGTGGATTGCCACGGCTCCCAATGCGGGTTTTGCACACCGGGTTTTGTCATGTCCCTGGTGGGCTTGCACCTGGAGTCCCAGGCTATTGCCGAAGGGCATGAGCGCGCGGCGGTGATCGAGGCCATCTCCGGCAACCTGTGCCGCTGCACCGGTTATCGCCCGATTATCGAGGCGGGTATCCAGTCCCTTAAAAAACCTGCCCAAATGGCCAATATTGTGCAGGAATGGCTTCCCGATGCACCCTTAACGGGCAGCGGGCCGGCGTATCGACTGCTGGGAAAAGACGCCGCGGAAGGCTATTGGCAGCCGACCACCGAAGCCGGCTTGCAGCAATTGTTGACTGACTATCCCCAGGCGCGCCTAGTGGCGGGGGGGACGGATGTGATGCTGGAGGTCACCCAGCTATACCAGTCACTGCCCCAGGTAATTGACCTGAATGCGATTCCCGGCCTGAGGCAATGGCAACTCACGGAGGATTCCCTGTGTATCGGTGCCGCCACGCCCTACAGCGAACTGGAACAGGGCCTGGCCCGGGTGGCGCCTGAGTTTGTCGCCCTGCTCAAGCGCCTGGGCTCGCGCCAGATCCGCAACCGCGGCACCCTGGGCGGCAATATCTGTAACGCGTCACCCATTGGCGATACCCCGCCCTGGCTGCTGGTGCTGGACGCCGAATTGGAGCTGGTGAACAGCCGCGGCGAAACCAGGCGCGAATACCTGCGCGATTTTTACCTGGGCTACAAGCAAACCACGCGCGCGCCTGACGAATACCTGGCGCGCATCCACATAGCGCGCCAAGCCCTGGCCCAGCCCCAGCGCTTGTTCAAGGTGAGCAAGCGTTATGAGGATGACATCTCGGCCGTGATGGGCGCCTTCTGGTGGGATGCCGGGCACATCCGTATTGCCTACGGCGGCATGGCCGGTGTGCCCAAGCGCGCGTTCCTGGTCGAGGCGGTGCTTAATACCGAGCCCTGGCACCGGCTGGGCCAGGTGCAGGAAAGCCGCCTGGCACTGGCCTGCGACCAATTGCGCGCCGAGTTCAGCCCGCTAAGCGATGTGCGTGCCAGTGCCGGCTACCGCCTGGCCATGGCCTGCGAGCTGCTGCGCAAAGCCTGTTATGAGTTTGCTGCCGAGGCCGCAGGCCAGGCTCCCGAGAGGTTGTTTATCCATGCGTAAGTTGATCGAAGCCCAGGCGCAACCGGCGTTATTCAAGCCGGGCGTCGGCCATTCCGTCGCGCACGAATCAGCCTGCAAACACGTTAGCGGCAGTGCCCAATACATCGATGACCTGCCCCTGTTGCCCGGCCTGGTACATGTGGCCACTGGCCAGTCTATCCACCCACACGCGCGTATTATCTTGCTCGATATCCGTGCCGTTAGGGCTGCACCGGGTGTGGTGGATGTGATCGTACAGCGCGATATTCCCGGTGAAGTGGATGTAGGTCCGGTATACGGTGGCGACCCGCTGTTGGCGGGGGACCTGGTGGAATACATCGGCCAACCCCTGTTTGCCGTGGCAGCCACCAGCCTGGAAGCGGCCCAGCGTGCGGTGAAATTGGCCCGGGTTGAATACGACATCTTGCCAGCGCAGCTCACAGTGGAGGATGCCCTGGCCGCCCGGAGTTTTGTGCTGCCCGAGCACCAGTTGTTAATGGGGGACCCGGACAGCGAGATAGACAAGGCACCGCACCGGTTACAGGGTGAAATCTATGTGCGCGGCCAGGAGCACTTTTACCTGGAGGGCCAGATCAGCCAGGCCCAGCTCACCGAAGACGGCGGTATACACGTGATCAGTTCCTCCCAGCACCCCAGTGAAATCCAAAAACTGGTAGCCGAGGTATTGGACTTGCCCCTGCATTTAGTGGTGGCTGAAGTGCGGCGCATGGGCGGTGGTTTTGGCGGTAAGGAAAGCCAGGCCGCGCCCCTGGCGTGTATGGCGGCGATTTTTGCCAAGCGTTTGCAGCGCCCGGTGCGCTACCGTATGCCGCGCCGCGACGACATGGTGCAAACCGGCAAGCGCCACGATTTCCTCAACCGCTGGCGCGTGGGCTTTGACAGCGACGGTCACATCCTGGGGGTGGATATGCTGCTGGCGGGCAAGTGCGGCTATTCGCCGGACTTGTCCGAAGGTATCGTCGACCGCGCCATGTTCCATGCTGACAACGCCTACTTTCTACGGAGCGCGCGCATCCTCGGCGTGCGCTGTAAAACCCACACAGTCTCCAACACTGCATTTCGCGGTTTTGGCGGCCCCAAGGGCATGATGGCAATTGAAAGCCTGATCGAGGATATCGCGCGGCATCTGGGAAAAGACCCATTGGATGTGCGCAAACTCAACCTCTATCGCCCCGGTGCCGATGAAACGCCCTACGGCCAGAAAATTGAGCAGCATGTATTACAGGATTTAATCGCGCGCCTGGAATTGGATAGTGATTACCGCGTGCGCCGCGAACAGGTAACGCGTTTTAATCAAACACATCGCTACCTGAAAAAAGGCCTGGCACTCACCCCGGTAAAATTTGGTATTTCCTTTACCGCCAAACACCTCAACCAGGCTGGTGCCTTACTGCAAATTTACACCGACGGCAGCCTGATGATTAACCAGGGCGGTACCGAAATGGGCCAGGGCTTGTACACCAAGATCCAGCAAATTGTCGCCAGTGCGTTTGGGGTGAGTGTGGAGCGGGTCATTGTGAGCGCTACACGTACTGACAAGGTGCCCAACACCTCGCCCACGGCAGCCTCGTCCGGTACTGACTTAAATGGCATGGCGGCTAAGGATGCCTGCGACAGGATCAAAGCTGATTTAATCGGTTTTGCCTGTGAGCATTTCCAGTTGAGTACCGAGCAGATTGTGTTTGCCAATAATCGCGTGCAATTGGGGCGAGAGAGCATGAGCTTTCCCGACTTTATCAAGCTGGCCTACCTCAACCGCATTCCGCTATTGGCGACCGGTTATTACCGCACGCCCAAAATTTTCTACAACCGCGACACCGCCAAAGGCCAGCCGTTTTTGTATTTCGCCAACGGTGCGGCGGTAAGCGAGGTAACCCTGGATACGCGCACCGGCGAATACCAGGTAAACCGCACCGATATACTGCACGACGTGGGCAAGTCGCTGAACCCGGCGATTGATATCGGCCAAATTGAAGGCGGTTTTGTGCAGGGCATGGGCTGGCTTACCAGCGAGGAATTATTGTGGGACGACAAGGGGCGGATTATTTCCAACAGCCCGGCCAACTACAAAATTCCCACGGCTTTTGATGTGCCCGCCGATTTGCGCGTGGCCCTGTACCACGAGCCCAACCTGGAAAATACCATTCACTTATCCAAAGCCGTGGGCGAGCCGCCCCTGATGCTGGGCATTGCGGTCTGGGCAGCGCTGCGCGATGCCTGCAGCAGCACGAGCGGTTATCGTTTTAGTCCGCGCCTGGATACCCCGGCAACACCCGAGCGGGTGTATTGGGCATTGCAGGAATGTGCAGCGTTTAATGCGTGTCAGGCGCAGGAGGTCGACCGTGCCTAGCCCAGGATCAGCGGATTTTTTGCAACCGTCAGCGCACTCGGCGCTCAACTGGTCAGCGGCTATCGCCCGCTGCCAGGCACGTGGCAATGCCTACGTAATTGCCACGGTCATTAATACCCAGGGCTCTACGCCGCGCGACGGCGGCAGCAAAATGGTGATTGATGCTGACAGTACCTACGACACCCTGGGCGGTGGCCAGCTGGAGTTTTTAGTGGTGCAGCAGGCGCGCGAATTAATTGCGCGCAATAAAAACTGCCAGTTGTTGCGCGCAATCCCGCTGGCGGCAGAAGCGGCACAATGCTGCGGTGGCAATATGGTGGTCATGCTCGAATGCTTTGCTGCGCGCCAGTGGCAAATGGCACTCTTTGGCGCCGGCCATGTGTGCCAGGCACTGGTGCAGATCTTGGGTGGCTTACCCTGCCAGGTGCGGGTGATTGATAACCGGCCCGAGTTAATGACAAACACACTGCCCGGCAATTGTCATTACGCGTTTTATGCTGACCCGGTGAGTGCCGTGGAAGTATTACCGGACAATACCTGGGTGGTTATTTTTACCCATGACCACGCGCTGGATTTTGCACTGTGCCGGGCATTGCTCACCGATCGGCGCTGGGCTTACTGTGGCCTTATCGGTTCGCACACCAAAGCCCTGCGTTTTCGCAAGCGCCTTGCCGATGCCGGGTTTGCTGCTGACGATATAGCGCGAATTTACAGCCCCGTTGGTTTGCCCGAGGTAAAAGGCAAATTGCCCATGGAGGTGGCGGTATCCATCGCCGCGCAATTGCAAAGCCTGTATTACGCACAGGCGCCCGTAAACACAGCGCCTTCCAGTCGTTGGCGGGAGATTAAAAGCCTGTTGCAGCAAGAGCGCAGCGCGCACATTGTGTGTGAGTAACATGGCCTGGTCGGTACACCGGTTGTCTGTAGTGGAAAATGATGTATGACGCTCGACGAATTTAACCAGCAGGATGAGGCCAGTGCGCTCACTGCGCTCTACAGTTGCTGCCATTGCATGGCCTGGGCACAGGCGATGACTGCTGCGCGGCCGTTTGCTGATCTTGATCAGTTGCTGGCCAAAGCCGATGCGCTCTGGGCCGGGGCCGGCGAGGCGCAAATCCTCGAAGCCTTTTCCGGTCATGCGCGTATTGGCGATATAGAACTGCTGCGCTCGCGTTACGCCGGTCGTGCGACGGCCGAGCAAGGCCAGGTACTGCAAGCCAGTGAGGCCGAGATTCAAGCGCTTTATCAGTTGAATAAAGCCTATGAGGAAAAAAATGGTTTTATATTTATTGTGTGCGCCAGCGGTAAGTCAGCCGCTGCCATGCTGGAGCTATTACAGCAGCGCAGCCATAACAGCCGCGACCGGGAACTCATCAATGGCGCGCGCGAACAGGGGGCTATCACCCGTTTGCGTTTACAGCAACTTGTCACCGATTAAGTGAGCAACCCATGTCATTACCTGTCGAAAAAGCAGCGATTACCACCCATATCCTTAACCTGGAAAGCGGCCGGCCGGCCGCCGATGTACAGGCCTATCTCTACGGCCCCGATTCGAGCGAGCCCATTGCCAGTGCCAGGACCGATGC from Cellvibrio japonicus Ueda107 includes:
- the xdhB gene encoding xanthine dehydrogenase molybdopterin binding subunit, which produces MRKLIEAQAQPALFKPGVGHSVAHESACKHVSGSAQYIDDLPLLPGLVHVATGQSIHPHARIILLDIRAVRAAPGVVDVIVQRDIPGEVDVGPVYGGDPLLAGDLVEYIGQPLFAVAATSLEAAQRAVKLARVEYDILPAQLTVEDALAARSFVLPEHQLLMGDPDSEIDKAPHRLQGEIYVRGQEHFYLEGQISQAQLTEDGGIHVISSSQHPSEIQKLVAEVLDLPLHLVVAEVRRMGGGFGGKESQAAPLACMAAIFAKRLQRPVRYRMPRRDDMVQTGKRHDFLNRWRVGFDSDGHILGVDMLLAGKCGYSPDLSEGIVDRAMFHADNAYFLRSARILGVRCKTHTVSNTAFRGFGGPKGMMAIESLIEDIARHLGKDPLDVRKLNLYRPGADETPYGQKIEQHVLQDLIARLELDSDYRVRREQVTRFNQTHRYLKKGLALTPVKFGISFTAKHLNQAGALLQIYTDGSLMINQGGTEMGQGLYTKIQQIVASAFGVSVERVIVSATRTDKVPNTSPTAASSGTDLNGMAAKDACDRIKADLIGFACEHFQLSTEQIVFANNRVQLGRESMSFPDFIKLAYLNRIPLLATGYYRTPKIFYNRDTAKGQPFLYFANGAAVSEVTLDTRTGEYQVNRTDILHDVGKSLNPAIDIGQIEGGFVQGMGWLTSEELLWDDKGRIISNSPANYKIPTAFDVPADLRVALYHEPNLENTIHLSKAVGEPPLMLGIAVWAALRDACSSTSGYRFSPRLDTPATPERVYWALQECAAFNACQAQEVDRA
- the xdhC gene encoding xanthine dehydrogenase accessory protein XdhC translates to MPSPGSADFLQPSAHSALNWSAAIARCQARGNAYVIATVINTQGSTPRDGGSKMVIDADSTYDTLGGGQLEFLVVQQARELIARNKNCQLLRAIPLAAEAAQCCGGNMVVMLECFAARQWQMALFGAGHVCQALVQILGGLPCQVRVIDNRPELMTNTLPGNCHYAFYADPVSAVEVLPDNTWVVIFTHDHALDFALCRALLTDRRWAYCGLIGSHTKALRFRKRLADAGFAADDIARIYSPVGLPEVKGKLPMEVAVSIAAQLQSLYYAQAPVNTAPSSRWREIKSLLQQERSAHIVCE
- a CDS encoding ABC transporter permease; amino-acid sequence: MDINLIENILFATVRTGTPLLLVALGAMMSERSGVLNLGQEGMILVGAACAFMAAYGAGSLGLGILAGAAAGMAVSLIFAFIALSLMSNQVATGLALTIFGTGLSAFLGAGYVGQSITGLAPVAIPLLSGIPLLGKAFFAQDALVYLSFVLFALVWGVMRYTRLGLVIRAVGENPEVAHALGYKVLRVRYLAVMFGGAMAGLAGAYLSLAYTPMWSEGIAAGRGWIALALVVFASWRSERILLGAWLFGFASILHLLLQGYGYEISPNLLAMLPYIVTILVLVLMMYRQKNQGLFAPRSLGHPFHPSK
- a CDS encoding ABC transporter permease, whose product is MRIEKRLQDSPLMLYLSPLLALLLTLISGALLFALLGRPPLGSLYTFFIAPISDGYGLSELAVKVTPLLLCALGLTLCFKAKIWNIGAEGQFVFGALIGGAVSLQFAEQQGWWVLPAIIASGALAGLVWAGIAALLLTRFNANEILTTIMLNYIAVNLLLWAVHGPLKDPDGFNFPESALFAPHTLLPVLFEDYRVSIALFIALFMLVVIWVVLSRTLLGFQLRVMGENHQAARFAGFNGKALTWLLLLFSGAMAGVAAISETNGPVGQLIPTLSLGYGYAAIIVVFMGRMHPLGILLSSGLLGLTYLGGEMAQIDQGLPKSITGLFQGMLLFYLLACDLLISYRLVLNTRTPGAVTTTPASE
- the xdhA gene encoding xanthine dehydrogenase small subunit; the protein is MRFVVNQTLIERADLAPDTTLLSLLRRDRQWVGTKEGCASGDCGACTVLVGSARAGRWHYRAINACICPVGSLHNQRVITVEGLAPPGLGRGAALHPVQQALVDCHGSQCGFCTPGFVMSLVGLHLESQAIAEGHERAAVIEAISGNLCRCTGYRPIIEAGIQSLKKPAQMANIVQEWLPDAPLTGSGPAYRLLGKDAAEGYWQPTTEAGLQQLLTDYPQARLVAGGTDVMLEVTQLYQSLPQVIDLNAIPGLRQWQLTEDSLCIGAATPYSELEQGLARVAPEFVALLKRLGSRQIRNRGTLGGNICNASPIGDTPPWLLVLDAELELVNSRGETRREYLRDFYLGYKQTTRAPDEYLARIHIARQALAQPQRLFKVSKRYEDDISAVMGAFWWDAGHIRIAYGGMAGVPKRAFLVEAVLNTEPWHRLGQVQESRLALACDQLRAEFSPLSDVRASAGYRLAMACELLRKACYEFAAEAAGQAPERLFIHA
- the uraD gene encoding 2-oxo-4-hydroxy-4-carboxy-5-ureidoimidazoline decarboxylase, with the translated sequence MTLDEFNQQDEASALTALYSCCHCMAWAQAMTAARPFADLDQLLAKADALWAGAGEAQILEAFSGHARIGDIELLRSRYAGRATAEQGQVLQASEAEIQALYQLNKAYEEKNGFIFIVCASGKSAAAMLELLQQRSHNSRDRELINGAREQGAITRLRLQQLVTD
- a CDS encoding ABC transporter ATP-binding protein; translated protein: MSELSRDLPTKHPPALPPGSLSGAATGTSPDSYRLRLELIGLTKAYPGCIANDSVSLKVAPGEIHALLGENGAGKSTLMKMIYGVVKPDAGQMLWNDKEVSISGPAQARQLGMGMVFQHFSLFETLTVTENIALYLTPAEYGNLARLRERIIAVGEDYGLAINPDRLVHSLSVGEQQRVEIIRCLLQDIQLLILDEPTAVLTPPEVEQLIAVLKKLASKGCSILFISHKLHEVNALCDRATILRGGRVTGSCIPRDTSPGQMARLMLGDELELQESMPAGQAGACLLSLEDVELTPRDTFGIHLHNIQLQLHQGEILGLAGVAGNGQDELVDLLNGEVLADRGQLLLGTRDITRTGVQARRRAGLGVVPADRIGRGALGAMSLTENNLLTSYITQAGRSGWLNWNAIRARAADIIRRFKVKATSPAASAKSLSGGNLQKFIIGREILQNPRVLVCFHPTWGVDVGAANLIHQQLIQLRDSGAAILVISEDLDELYLLADRLGALCGGRLSPLAPKAEVSLERLGQWMTGAFTGTSPAVQEPAHAH